A region of the Phaseolus vulgaris cultivar G19833 chromosome 11, P. vulgaris v2.0, whole genome shotgun sequence genome:
attcctcCTCCTCCCATTTATtctgacttttcgtttttcctccattttcagctatctcacgatggctcgcttgaaacaaactgcgcgcgtcattgcttcttcttctggtgcacagccttccgcgagtgcgccagctccaccaccgcctgtggctacctcctaccacgacaatgccagggtctacCAATGGGCTCCCCTGGCCTTGCTCGCCGAAACCTCCACTCTACTGCCCGAGGGCCATCTCAAGTCCCTGTTAAGTCACAACCCCAATGAGCCTTCCTgctccatcgacagggagaacgACTTCAACATTCAAATCCGCATCCCTCCTCGAGAGATGCCTATCTGCGtagatgacagggccaccaatggggtgccctttgtcttcatctactccgccattTTCGAAAGACTAaagctgcgcctccctttcactttcttcgaaaaggagctgatgatggagttaaacgtcgcgccctgccaactccatccaaatgcctgggccttcatccgggcgtttcaaatcctctgcagtcatttcgggcacaacgcctccgtggacgtgttcctttacttcttcgaagcgaagaaccctggggacaggtcctgggtgagcctgaacggggttgctggacgggtgctcctgggcctgtaccagcaatccttcaaagactggaagggcagattctacatgatatctgctacccctcaaagtccaagcctgctcgaggggtaccccctctactgggttcctggagtcgagttcaagaaatccagggacctcgaagctatggccccctatgagcgcgagctgtgtgggctgctcctgggggccaagtacaactctgcccgcctcatcaaagatgaatttgatgtggtggctctgaaaaaatatataggtagctcttcttgcacctcttaggatacttgtcTCTTCTCATGCATGTGTTTTATGTGCTTTTTGGTTTACCTGCATAACTTGGCCATCTAACCTTTCCTTTTTCCATGTATGCAGACTCGATGACGGGAAAAGATAGGAAGTTGGccctgctggagcttgccaaacgtaggggagccaagggcactggctcctcttcttccacaacagagcccatcgcagcccctccactctcggtcgcaccagctgaaggccccgagccagggaagaaaaggaagaggcTGGTGAGGGCTTCCGCTTCAACCGCTGCTGCTACTGCTgcttcaactgaagaggagagctcaggcTCTCCTCTGGTGCACCGCCAAAGGAAAAGGTGAGCAGTTGAGGGGGCCTCAACTCTCCAGCCTGGGgagattgaggtggtggaagtagaggaagggtcttcccctCCTCCCTGCGCTCAAACTGCCTCAGAGCCTACCAaccttccttctccaggccagcagttgcctccaacttcccaactgccatcttcccccccagcaggccaatcacctggtccacctGCTCATCTTGCTGGGGGTCCACCACCGCCACTGCCAATCCCCACCGCCACTGCTGAAGGTGGGGGGTCCAGCTTGCGCCCAAGCACTTCTGGGGCCAACCACGAAaacttcagcagggtcatcaccctggtcCGACAACTCATAAGCAACCGGGAGCTTGTTGAGTGGAGTGGTGATGAGGTGGATATGCACCTggccaagcaggtggtgctctctctggagttttccacccagcatcgcaagcaactagccctggagaagagggtgaaggatcttgagcatgacaaggagtcactgcgaagtgactttgAAGCTGCCCAAGGATCTGTGGAgttgatgcggggcatggtggagaaagctaggagggagtacctagcgcaggtccaagagaccatcaagacagagatcttgatggggGAAGCTGTTAGCTCCTTGGACTGCACGGCGGTGGAGCTTAaggccgagacttcctccctgcgccaacagaacactcagctgttgggggagctcgagtccgccaaagaagcagctgctgctggggagaaaagacttgaggaggtggtgggcaaactgtctgaggctgcctcctccctttttgccgtcaccactgagagggatgctgcggaggcttcaaagcaagaactggaggtggagaaggccgatttgatgaacgtgggtgctgatgcccttacagacggattcgagctagcactcgagcaaatcaaatgcgttctcccggacctggacctctcgcagttcagcatctaccatgaagtggtggatggaaagctcatccccCCTGCTCCTTAAAcccttcttttctctgtaaatttaatttatgcACAATTTTCTTATCACACTgaaatttgtataagacttgacTGTGAATACAAACTTCCCATGCTTCTCTTGTTGCATAAGTTTCTTCCCTTGTATTCTCTTtgaacttcacttatctttatgtgcgcgactaactgctagctagcttaggttcaacgcgatcttgggctttacctttcctttcgcacacaactaagtgttaaccagctcaggcttagcgcgatcttgggcttcgtctttcactttgcgcacgactaagtgttaactagcttaggcttagcgcgatctgcttctcttactctttgcgcacgactaagtgttaaccagcttaggcttagcgcgatctgcttctcttactcttttgcttctacttgatcacgactggctattccctcagcttggtgtttaacagtcctcgtgcgctgctttgcactactagccaattactgaagactcatcagtgatcgctctTTAGTCTTCACTTAGCTTtttctgtcgctctagcgctaagtgcataaaggactttgacatcgatcgctcaaggtgatgcctcgtcttagggaaagaaaagtgtttctcgctaacccctcttactttccccaaggtcatcaccccttggcgggttgagtcgctcattccctgtctcactcctggggtgagaagggtttcggactaagagtcttactaggccaatattggtgtatgccaagtgggtaaggacgttttgtcaaaccctttcctttccctcccttggtcttactagcacccctggctttctgtggctttccttgccctccacgcggcctgggtggtgcagcacttcctctcttctcagaaacctgtgtttctgccactatgtgcgccaccgcacgtcgtcgaatctctgcaaaggtgctgggatggctcctgatgagagactcgctgaatgGGCTAGGCAGCAcacccttcttaaacgcgtgcaccagcatatcttcatctttgctaggcagtctaaccacttgtgccccaaagcggttgaggtagtccttcagcgactcaccttggtactggcgcacgtcgaacagatcgtaggacaccactgcaggtgccttgttgacgatgtattgttcagtgaagagcttcgagaactgagagaaagacgtgatatgcccttctggtaaactcacgaaccactccatggcgattccgctcaatgtgctcatgaacatcttgcagtacacagcgtctgagcccccagacaacatcatctgggtgtggaatgccgtcagatgcgcctccgggtcttctacccccttgaacgacgcttttacccccaccaggttgggaggcaccatggttcccatgatctcaggggagaatggcatgggaaatgcccttggaggtgagggctgcctagacaccctttcgtcaacaacgtgctccctctgcgcctgcagcgtccttctcaactcttcgttgacacgattcagctcatcgttcctgctttgcgacgcagccaactccgtctgcatcctttcttgttcaactttcgacgctgcagcgttatcctgcagcgtgcacaccatttccaggacctgcgccattgtcacagctccttcgtcagcggatggcgcaggtgatggttgtctgtttctaggaatccttctctatcaaagaaactgattaaactctggtaagctttaaaactgtggtatatatgggacaacgattcactcgggtcccacggtgggcgccaaatgatcctgccggcaactcgaacgtggacgaatcgcttcgtagcactctctgccctgtctacgcgactgcgtcttctgcagaatcaccctcaggaCCTTCTCTTGCTgttccaaacgtgacctgcaaaatacacagacggcgcctctagcggccgtttgcactccgacgatcaagttagtccaacagaaccaccagaaactggaaactagtaatgtgtgtgtgagaaaaaacttgcactctgtttttcgtctctcttttttttcctcttcactctcactctgattctcccttttatctctctttccctgcttctgggcataacagaattctgttatgcttttctggcatgtgtcagaaccctgttatgcttttcagagaaagcgtaccttcagaatgagcaatggggagcgtgagagtctgcgcatgtctgcgcttggctgcgcctgtctgtacctttagtggtacggagtgctcttttgtctggaccgcacccctctcagatgatgacacgtgaaggcctgcaactcacatctaaccacacacgtgtcacttactggaagggctctagcgcctctctttgtctacctaagttacgcccttgcggagtaacttgggatgcttctcttatctgggtaaatcgcatactcttaggagaacgtcgggtgtggctggtctaggcacactcaccaaaagttactctctgcgtaggcgacttacccttcacgatgccacgcacgtaatgggttgagggaatcaccaatcaccgactggcttactagttccctcaggccactctcgtgcatgattccttgaggtgtgctcatgcgaggtccatgcgtaatgctctcgctgggaaccttagtcccagtttaactgcgtgtaacacgagaccccgatgactgatcagtgtttattcgcttatcgcgctctgcctccaagCGCGAGTCTAGGAACTgatctgctggtggtcacttggctactgaccaccgatcaccattctgggtgatctatcccccgacctctctgccgcctgatctgtcggtggtaacttggttactgaccaccgatcacctctcttggcgatcgtccccccgaccactctgccacctggtccacgtgtcaccctgcgagtggtccacgtggttctctgatgctgacgtcatcgactaccgatgaccgatcggatcatatcccaaagacaaatacgagtccaaagtgtggccaaagccttggtgaaactcgcaccaggcaCCTGGCTTTGACCCctgcaccttgtcgcccaccttctcaggcgcttttagcctagcagatatgttaggaatggcgatcagatccgccagtcccatgacaaacttgtgcttaggcgggcgattgtattcccggcgtgctggttgctggcgcgcttggctccttcccttgtttctcctatcgtagggatggcgagtcctctggtccttcctggccgccgccactgtttccagcaccctctgcggctggatcctggtctgggcgcgtggcctggcgggagccacgctgcctctcttctcggcgacttcactctcgtcggcgatgtaagccaccgcaagtcgcctgacttcagcaaacgtcgcggggtgagccctgatcaaggcctcgcagaatggtcctggctgcacgtccttcttgaaggcatagaccaacatttcttcatccttggccggcgatctgatcatctgcgctccaaagcgattcaggtagtctctgagggactctccctggtactgccttatatcaaacagatcataagacaccctgggtggtgccttattcacgatgtactgctcaacaaagatcttcgagaactgttgaaaattggttatgtggccgttaggcaggctcacaaaccactccatcgccgttccctggagcgtactcacgaacatcttgcagtagacggcgtctgaccctcccgacagcatcatctgcgtatggaacgtggttagatgagcctctggatcctccacgccggtaaagacagccttgaccggaaccacgctcgtgggaataggcgtgtcagtaatcgcctgaacaaaaggcattgggaaaacacgaggtggcgtcgacggtgccacctcttcagcagaagaacgcccttgctgctcctgaagagctcgacgcagctcctcagtcaccttgctgagctcctcgttcctggcgcgagaggcgaccagatcctcatgcattctcgcctgctctacgcgtgaggcttccacagttgcctgcaacgaacgcatcatctctgccatctgcgccatggtcatggcggcggcgccttcgtcagcaacgggcgcaactggacttgaacgattgcttctcatttttctcatgaactcaACGAATCTCAGAGAGCAGCGAacgacacttcaaccacgatcgaatcagcgatcaatcggagaaaacagtgcgaaactgcgcaagaaaactcaagaacaccgtaagccttcaaagaaaaccacaacttcaccagaaaccgcCGCTTCCCTgcggacaaccaaacgagcgaaagaactcgaacttccaccaaacagattacgtgtaaacagcaggaaacctcactccaccgatcgaaaagccaaacgaacggtataaaacgcgaattcaccgaacgaaactcaagcaaacagcgaacgatggttgcaccagcacacaaccacgcagaaaacttcgaaaacttccaagaactcacgctgtggatgggagcaagttttacacggccccacggtgggcgcctgatgatcctgcctgttgaccagaacgctggaaactgcctcgtcaaaggatcgacgtgtgcaccgcttcgaacctccgttcctcttcgagatccacctcaagaacctgcaaagaaacagagcggcgccgctgcggccgatcgcactccaacgcccaagtcagtgacagtatcaccaaatactaagagaacaagaaccgtgcaaatcctctctcacagtaagctctataactcgcaagcgtaaagagtataatctgaacgtgcgtacctcagaaagttggttgagaactcttatatacctggttgttttctctctcctggcagttacagacctagacacgtggctcgcatccagtcgtacacgtgccatcctctggagcctccttgacttggcgctgcttctactctcattttggctaagttacttatgcatggtactgcctagtgcatagctaacttgggagtgcgatctctactggaactggcgagttaggggccttcatacaccttccctgtggtctcgccggccgccttcataatctgcttctctttcatctttggtgatgtgcttgctctggcgatctccaatgatcaggtcgcctgaatctacacctggcgacttcatctttaacctggtgatcgccgattctggtaagctggaaatcggaacacgccaatatgaCAACTGGAGACTaaacgagccccccgacttccttcccttttgc
Encoded here:
- the LOC137836782 gene encoding uncharacterized protein; amino-acid sequence: MTGKDRKLALLELAKRRGAKGTGSSSSTTEPIAAPPLSVAPAEGPEPGKKRKRLVRASASTAAATAASTEEESSGSPLPGEIEVVEVEEGSSPPPCAQTASEPTNLPSPGQQLPPTSQLPSSPPAGQSPGPPAHLAGGPPPPLPIPTATAEGGGSSLRPSTSGANHENFSRVITLVRQLISNRELVEWSGDEVDMHLAKQVVLSLEFSTQHRKQLALEKRVKDLEHDKESLRSDFEAAQGSVELMRGMVEKARREYLAQVQETIKTEILMGEAVSSLDCTAVELKAETSSLRQQNTQLLGELERRVAPSSPPAPPPLPTPTLPSPPAPIPTPPTPPTATPLVQAVPLAAAFPAVEATEPNFMENPPSASTPFISAGEGPPSTVSIAETAPGGDEGAHNSPIIITESPSSPPRQEAPTQQPIQEGGGESQHQAPSAPPQTAVATLPLAAKGIWEPFTAKLRMMAEDLPSIISKAVESSSKKL